The genome window GCGCCGCAGCGTGCCAGACCTACGCGGGGCTCTCCGCGCGCTACGGCATTCCGATCGAACTCTGGGGGCCGATCCGATCCCCCGAAGCCACGGAGGCGATGCGGAAGCTGGCGCCGGACGTGATCGTGTCGTGTCGCTACGATTACGTGTTCCGGAAGGAGGCGATCGCAATTCCGCGCCTGGGGCTTTACGGCATGCATCCGGGTGCGCTGCCCGCGTTTCAGGGATTGTGCTGTCCCTATCGCGCGATGGAGCGGGGGGAGGCGCGATCGGGTTGCACCGTGTTCCAACTCGATGCCGGGCTGGATACGGGGCCGGTAGTGGACGTCGGCTGGTGGCCGATCGCCTACGGCCGTTCGGTTCTGTGGAATTTCGTCCACACCTATTTCGCCGGCGTCGACGCGTTGATGCGGCACCTGCCGGTACTCGAAACCGGCGTACCGCTGCCCGCCACGCCTCAAAGGTCCGAAGGCCGTCACTACTATTCCTATCCCACGGAGCAGGAATTCCGCAGCTTCGCCGAGCGCGGCGGGCGGCTCGTCGATACCGGCGACTATCTCGAAATGCTGTCGTGGTTCCTGCCCGACGGGATGGCGGATGCGCGGATGCCGGAGTTGCGCGCGTTGGTCAGCGCCGGGGAGAGCGAAGTCGCCAGAGTGCATGAAAGAGCATAGCCGCCCCGCAGACCGCGCCGCCGACCAGCAGCAGGGTCCGCGTGGCGCCGACGGCGACGACCGCCATGCCGATGACGACGGGACCGGCCACCTGTCCGAGACGTTCCAGTCCCCGATAGATCGCGGCGGATCGCTCCCGGCCGAGCGCCTGCGCCGAGGGAAGCGTGAGAAGGCATAGCATCGAAGCCGGAGCGACGATGCATTGCGCGAGGCCGAGGAAGACGACCGCCGCCACGGTTTCCGGCATTCCGGTAGCGCGCGCCGCCACCAGCAGCGAGAGGCCGGAGAGCAGGCCGGAGAGCGTCAGGAACAGGGCTTTGTCGTTCCGCCGGTCGATCCACCGGCCCAGCCACGGTCCGGCGGTGATGAAGCACAGGCCGTAGACCATGAACGTGCGGCCGATGTCCGATTGTTCCACGTGGGCGTTGGCGAGCTGCAGCGGCATGAGGTAGTGCAGAAAGCCGGTCAGGCAGATGGACACCGGAATGCCGACGAACAGCAGCATGACGTGCATGCCTGGGTCCCTCAGAAGCCGCAGATTTCCGGAGACGGGCGCCGCGCGCACGGCGGTGGCGTCGGGCGCGGCGGGCTTGCCGAGCAGCACGGCGCATGCGGAAAACAGGGTCACCGCGCCTCCGGTGGCGAGCGCGGCGCCGAACGACAGATGGTCCGCCAGCATCGCCCCGGCTGCCGCTCCGCAGATGCTGCCGGAGAAGATGCCCGCGAACACGCTCGCCATTCCGGCCGCGGCATTGGCCTGACCCAGGGTGCCGATCTGCGCCGCCATCAGCGTCAGTCCGAACCCGAAACCTGCGGCGGCGCGACCCAGGATGAGCATCGGCAGGCTGGTGGCGAAACCGCCCGTCAGCAGCCCCAGGGCCGCCGAGAGCGCGCCCGCGACGAGGACCTTCCGCCAGCCGTGGCGCGCCGAGAGATGCCCCGAAAGCAGCAGGGCGATGCCCGCGCAGATCATCTCCATCGAGATCGGCAGCCCGATTACCACCTCTTCCGACAGTCCCCAGACCGGCGCGTACAGCTTCCGGGCGAGCAGGGGGATGAAGGAAATGCCCATGTCGTAGCCGAGAAAGAAGACGAACCCGGCGACGCGCAGGGCCTGGGCGGTCACGGATTGCTCTTCCGG of uncultured Alphaproteobacteria bacterium contains these proteins:
- a CDS encoding Methionyl-tRNA formyltransferase codes for the protein MKIVVCAKKDLAGCLALNRLTAALAGRHEVFVVLSDYVMKEETGNPYAAWLVAHERNIVLDRILPWLDARFPKGSAAACQTYAGLSARYGIPIELWGPIRSPEATEAMRKLAPDVIVSCRYDYVFRKEAIAIPRLGLYGMHPGALPAFQGLCCPYRAMERGEARSGCTVFQLDAGLDTGPVVDVGWWPIAYGRSVLWNFVHTYFAGVDALMRHLPVLETGVPLPATPQRSEGRHYYSYPTEQEFRSFAERGGRLVDTGDYLEMLSWFLPDGMADARMPELRALVSAGESEVARVHERA
- a CDS encoding Major Facilitator Superfamily protein, producing the protein MPLAIPQKLRLNALLLSLGVLVVSLGFNVLLSVSTLDTLAKDLILSGYRSSGQRLVQSIERGLRFGKPLESYAGLDEMLAEVRHTTRGVLRIEISAAEAPDPGGEVGDAAIDRTPHRTAEGYRIVLPIRHNTEVGRLTIVVDAREIDSVKDNFLRWSLALLAAACLVVGIVLHGRLESASARGDGSPRHGLGRLLLVIVGGTQVLYSCGTLALFDGFVGDIATTKADILAQTVERDFEYLIHKGVDVVHLKGKEQALAQLVAANRDLAGAALLAPDGTLLAQAGDLPSAAPTVDRSLNAYWPSRFRQREEIMRLRLAIDPHVITSRLTRLTLDLATSLTISFLLLLELSKLLGLILAKRSAAPSPPEEQSVTAQALRVAGFVFFLGYDMGISFIPLLARKLYAPVWGLSEEVVIGLPISMEMICAGIALLLSGHLSARHGWRKVLVAGALSAALGLLTGGFATSLPMLILGRAAAGFGFGLTLMAAQIGTLGQANAAAGMASVFAGIFSGSICGAAAGAMLADHLSFGAALATGGAVTLFSACAVLLGKPAAPDATAVRAAPVSGNLRLLRDPGMHVMLLFVGIPVSICLTGFLHYLMPLQLANAHVEQSDIGRTFMVYGLCFITAGPWLGRWIDRRNDKALFLTLSGLLSGLSLLVAARATGMPETVAAVVFLGLAQCIVAPASMLCLLTLPSAQALGRERSAAIYRGLERLGQVAGPVVIGMAVVAVGATRTLLLVGGAVCGAAMLFHALWRLRSPRR